The nucleotide window GCTCCTGACCGTATGCTTTCAAGAGATTGGCCCAAAGAATGGGGAAGGCACGGAACTTACATGCCGTCTCGAAGTAAGCAGTATCCGCGGAGAGGTTGATGCTCATGTCCGAGGCCAAATTGCTGTCTATATCCAAGTAGGCTTTGACCTGAGACAGGGTAAAGGCCAATTCCTGTATTGGGCTAGCCCCCGCTGTTGCATATCGATCTCCTTCTAAGGATAGGGTCTTCCAATGCGCTTGATCCGAAGTGCTCTCCGCAAAGAGTTTGACCATATCAGGGATAAAGGAGGCGGAGTCATATTCTCCAGTGACCAATAGTGCGCCAAATGGATCGAATAGATATCCTCCTTTCAATGTCTTCTCATCCCATCCTTTGGACTCGATAAATGCTGGCCAGTGGATATGGAAGTCAGCGCCACCTATTTCTATCTGAACGATATCGACCATCACGTCTTGGAGGTCTTTGGACAGATCCTCACAGGTCAAGGAGATCGAATCCACACCTGCCTTAAGTGATGCTAGGATCAGTTCGTTCTTAACTCTTATCCCCGAGAAATCCTGGTGGATGCGCCATGGACTTTGGGGTCCGGTATCTAGTGTTGTACGATTCTCGGTCTTGCGATAGAATGGCCGTATCTCTATCCCATCCTCGGTCTGCGAAATGACCTGGTCGAAAGGAGCTCCTTTAAGTTCTTTACGTATCCGTTCTTCCCAGTCGTGTGTGCTGTCTGTATCGAATGACTTGGTCATGGGTTAAATGTAACTCAACCTCTCAAACTAGCGCCCAACACGATCTCCAAACTCTGTTGTACCTGCTTCGGAAATCAGAGAAGAAAGGAGTACAAACTTGTCTAAGCAGGATGAAAAGGAACTGGACAATCAGCTTAGGATCTATCCCAATCCGGCCATCGATGACCTTAACATTCAAGTACAAGGAAGAAATGGAGCGAGGGGTCACCTGTTGATCTTCAATAATGGCGGTATATTAGTAAGGCAGAAACGATGTTCAGATGTTGGTCAGGCCATGATCAGTTTGGAAGGGCTGAGTGCTGGGCACTATATTATTGTAGTGGAGATGGAGAATAATGAACACTTTACAAAAGGATTCGAGATAGTCAAATGATGCGGACCATAGGCATAGTAGTCATTCTGGTATCTTCCCTTTGCTTGAGAGGCCAATTCACCTATTTCAATCAGATAGCAGGTGGGGTGTCGGATACCTTGGCCGATGTCTACTATAATGTGGAGTTGATCGATGATACCATTTACACCTTTGGTGGTGTTATCGACTTTGTAGATGGTCTTCGATATAAGTTGGGGAAATTCGATTTGGAAGGGAATTTGATCCTCGAGAAGGAATATCAGGTCACTTATCCGGTTTTTTGGTCCAGTACAAAAGCCTCTTTTGTCAAGACAGACGATGAGACCGCCTTTTATATGACCGTGGGAATAGCGGATAGTATTACAAGTGGACTGGTTGGGAAGTTCGATAAGAATCTGGATACTCTCTGGACCAAGCGGTACGATAACTTCTCTCCATATACCTTGATGCGAAGGAATATGGATGTAGGGGATGGCATTGTTGTCGTAGGGGAGTTCAATGCAGATGGCACTCAAAGAGGGACCATGCTGACCAAGGTCGACTATGATGGGGATATCATTTGGGATGAGGTGTTACGCCAAGGCAGTGGCAATTTCTATCGTAACGGCTCCATCGTGGAGCATGAGGGCTATTATCTGGTGGGAGGCTATCGGGACCTGGCTGGTGATTCCCCTCGTTCCGGATACCTCACTAAATGCTCGCCCATCGATGGGGACAGGGAATGGGAATACCTGGATCAGGATACCGGCTTCGGTACACGAATCGGATTTGAAGTCTGTAGTACTACGAACGGACGACTCTTGGCAGCAGTGAGTAGTCAGTATGAACAATCAGGATCTGCTCTGCAATTCTGGACCAAGATCAAACTTTTGGAAATCGACATTATATATGAGGAAGTCATTTCTACGATAGAGTATTTCACCGAATATGAGATGGCAAATGGATACCTTAAGAAGATTATCGCCACAACGGATGGTGGATGTTTGATCATGGGTGAGGAGAGTGCACAAGGATTTCCTCAGCTATCTTCATTCCTTCTAAAACTGGACTCCATGGGCAATCAAGAGTGGTTCAATTATTACGCCTATTCATTTGGAGATGATAAATTAAGTAGGCCTTTTGACATAGAACAGACATCCGATGGAGGCTATGTTCTGGCAGGAGAGTATAGCAATTGGAATGTAGGATCTGGACAACGGGGTTGGCTGCTCAAGATAGATGCCTGTGGTGATGTAGAATGGCAGGGATGTGAGCAGACAAGTGGACTATGGGACACCTCGACTACGCTCGGTGACCCTCTGAGTATATATCCCAACCCTGCGGAAAACCACCTCAGTATTTCTCTTCCCGAAGGAATGGAGAAAGCGGAGATCCAACTCATCAATATGCATGGTCAACGAGTGGTGCACCAGGTATTTGACAATCTATATGAAACGACCATAGCGCTGGATCTGGCTGCTCTCAATAGCGGAATATATACTCTGGTGCTATCTACTTCATCAAGTGAGTACTACACAGAAAAGATAATGATCGAGTAAGTCAAGTCCAGGTTCAACCTCTCAAACTAGCGCCTAATTCCTGCTCCAAGCGCTGCTGGATCTTCTTCATCAACTTGTCCACCACCTTATCGGTCAAGGTCTTGTTCTCATCCTGTATGACAAATGATACCGCATAGGATTTCTTACCTTCTGGTAGGTTCTTGCCCTCGTATACATCGAAGAGACCTACTTCCTTGAGCAATGGCCCTGCGCTTTTCACCGCCAATTCCTCTATCCGCTGGAACTCCACTCCGCTATCCAAGAGAAGTGAGAAATCCCGTCTGACCGCTGGGAACTTCGGTATATCCCTCACCTGCATCCTACGGCCGTGGATATGGGCGGTGATGTAGGTCCAATCGATATCCGCAAAATATACCGCCTGCTTCACATCGAATTTCTTGAGTACGGTCTGGGAGACTATTCCTGCCTTGGCAATGCTCTTGCCTTTATGCGTCCAAGACCTTGCTTGTTGATAAAGCTCATCGGTCTCATCGCTCTGTGCCGTATCCTCGAGGTCGAATCTGGATAATATCTCAGTCACCACCGCGGAAAGGTCGTAGTATGAGCTTTTGAGCGTCTCGGTGTCCCAGTTCTCCGCATCGCGAACCCCTGTCAGGAAGATCGAGAGGCGGTCATTTTGCTCATAACCATCGCCTTGCTTGAAATAAGTGGACCCGAATTCGAATCCCTTCATATCCGGCATTTGACGATTCTGGTTATAGGCAATACTTTCCAAAGCACCCCACATAAGACTCTGCCTGAGTACAGCCAGATCCTGACTCAATGGGTTGAGCATGCTCACGGCCGTATCCTCACCCTTGGCGAGCAAGGAAGGGTAATCAGCGGAGGAAAGGCTATTACACATGATCTCCGTATATCCCATACCATTGAGCAGGATACTCAACTTCTCGCGCGCTCCATGGCGATCCGGGTCGGAATTATGGACGATACTGTTCCTGAGCTGCTCTGGCATCTCGATCCGATTGAATCCGTATATCCGCAGGACCTCCTCTACGACATCGGCCTGCCGGGTGACATCCACCCTATACGTAGGTATGCGGACCTTCCATAAGTTGCCATTGGTGGCCAGCACCTCGATGTCCAGCGATTGAAGGATGGACCGCACTTCGTCCAAGGGGATCTCCTGACCGATAAGACTGAAACAAGCGTCCACATCGAAATCCAATTCCAAAGGCTCCACTTTCTGGGGATAGAGATCGGTGATCTCGGAAGCCACATGGGCTCCTGTCAGCTTACAGATAAGGTCAGCAGCTCTTTGCAGCGCGTAGAGGGGGTTGTTAGGGTCCACGCCACGCTCAAAGCGGAATCCCGAGTCCGTACTCAATCCATGGCGCTTATTGCTTTTCCTTACGGAAACAGGATCGAAGACTGCGCTCTCCAAGAATATGGACGTAGTCTCCTCAGAAACTCCACTATGCAGTCCACCGAATACCCCTCCGATACACATCGAAGTGCTTCCATCGGCTATCATGAGATCATCCTCATGCAGTTCTCTTTCTACCTCATCCAGCGTGACGAATTTCTCACCTTTCTCGGCCTTGCGCACCTTGATGACATTTCCATCGATCTTCTCTTTGTCGAATGCATGCAAGGGTTGGCCGGTCTCATGCATCACATAATTGGTGATGTCCACCACATTGTTGATCGGACCAAGTCCAATGCTCTTCAAGGCGTTCTTCAACCAATCTGGAGATGGTCCTACTTTGATACCTTCTAGCTCAAGTCCTGTGTATCTGGGACAGGACTCTGGGGCCGATAATTCGACTTGGATGGACTTGGTCGCTTGTGTGTGGATAGAGACCTCAGGCCAGCGGACCAGCGTAGTGCTGGACTGATTCAAGAAAGCCGCTAGATCTCGCGCGACTCCAATGTGCGATATCGCATCCGAGCGATTGGGAGTAAGGCCGATCTCAATGATATCATCTTGATAGATATCTACCACCTCG belongs to Flavobacteriales bacterium and includes:
- a CDS encoding T9SS type A sorting domain-containing protein; translation: MSKQDEKELDNQLRIYPNPAIDDLNIQVQGRNGARGHLLIFNNGGILVRQKRCSDVGQAMISLEGLSAGHYIIVVEMENNEHFTKGFEIVK
- a CDS encoding T9SS type A sorting domain-containing protein translates to MRGQFTYFNQIAGGVSDTLADVYYNVELIDDTIYTFGGVIDFVDGLRYKLGKFDLEGNLILEKEYQVTYPVFWSSTKASFVKTDDETAFYMTVGIADSITSGLVGKFDKNLDTLWTKRYDNFSPYTLMRRNMDVGDGIVVVGEFNADGTQRGTMLTKVDYDGDIIWDEVLRQGSGNFYRNGSIVEHEGYYLVGGYRDLAGDSPRSGYLTKCSPIDGDREWEYLDQDTGFGTRIGFEVCSTTNGRLLAAVSSQYEQSGSALQFWTKIKLLEIDIIYEEVISTIEYFTEYEMANGYLKKIIATTDGGCLIMGEESAQGFPQLSSFLLKLDSMGNQEWFNYYAYSFGDDKLSRPFDIEQTSDGGYVLAGEYSNWNVGSGQRGWLLKIDACGDVEWQGCEQTSGLWDTSTTLGDPLSIYPNPAENHLSISLPEGMEKAEIQLINMHGQRVVHQVFDNLYETTIALDLAALNSGIYTLVLSTSSSEYYTEKIMIE
- a CDS encoding phenylalanine--tRNA ligase subunit beta, encoding MKISYNWLKQYIDTDLPVEEVGRILTDTGLEVEGIESYESVKGGLKGFCLGEVKEVAQHPDADRLKVTKVDVGRDELLDIVCGAPNVAEGQKVAVAMVGCEIHMPDGNSFKIKKSKIRGAVSEGMLCAEDELGLGEGHDGIMVLDTDKAIGTPLSEVVDIYQDDIIEIGLTPNRSDAISHIGVARDLAAFLNQSSTTLVRWPEVSIHTQATKSIQVELSAPESCPRYTGLELEGIKVGPSPDWLKNALKSIGLGPINNVVDITNYVMHETGQPLHAFDKEKIDGNVIKVRKAEKGEKFVTLDEVERELHEDDLMIADGSTSMCIGGVFGGLHSGVSEETTSIFLESAVFDPVSVRKSNKRHGLSTDSGFRFERGVDPNNPLYALQRAADLICKLTGAHVASEITDLYPQKVEPLELDFDVDACFSLIGQEIPLDEVRSILQSLDIEVLATNGNLWKVRIPTYRVDVTRQADVVEEVLRIYGFNRIEMPEQLRNSIVHNSDPDRHGAREKLSILLNGMGYTEIMCNSLSSADYPSLLAKGEDTAVSMLNPLSQDLAVLRQSLMWGALESIAYNQNRQMPDMKGFEFGSTYFKQGDGYEQNDRLSIFLTGVRDAENWDTETLKSSYYDLSAVVTEILSRFDLEDTAQSDETDELYQQARSWTHKGKSIAKAGIVSQTVLKKFDVKQAVYFADIDWTYITAHIHGRRMQVRDIPKFPAVRRDFSLLLDSGVEFQRIEELAVKSAGPLLKEVGLFDVYEGKNLPEGKKSYAVSFVIQDENKTLTDKVVDKLMKKIQQRLEQELGASLRG